A single window of Planctomycetia bacterium DNA harbors:
- a CDS encoding transglutaminase-like domain-containing protein, whose amino-acid sequence MSSLSFRAAIVACCALLLPAPFGASVHAEEWSLPEFARSQVGREAFGLYLAGKKTGYMLTETRLATRDGHEVLEVTSEWTFVMRLLGAETKSELQNLIVYSLEGDGEIVYAEELEKEDETSIQRKAVRNAEGLKISTTENGATTERQAGSPRDTLVVARDLEAWLKQSPQAGDKHAFYEVTLGEDTIDRKTTAEFLETTQIVWGGVPVAAHRVQTVLDGSKSELLIDSDGRILRGKMGLLLEIRAEEEATAKQLDAEPVDMLAASAIPVDQPLGDGETIEQLTLKITALDDFELPQSARQHVEALGQGAAQVTLEREPEPTPVAELSAADKETHLRATPSIQSDAASIRELAATIVGDETDPIRRAELIVKWIGGNLRPSYAANASTATAVLERKAGDCTEYALLFTALARAAGVPARQIGGVVYTDDPKPLFAWHAWAEIHDGHGWVSVDPMWQQVRIDPTHIQFSIDSEADSAWINVLGALKVEVQNIRHLPE is encoded by the coding sequence ATGTCGTCATTGAGCTTTCGTGCCGCCATCGTGGCGTGCTGCGCGCTGCTGTTGCCCGCTCCATTCGGAGCGTCTGTGCATGCCGAGGAATGGTCGCTTCCCGAATTCGCCCGTTCACAAGTTGGGCGCGAAGCGTTCGGGCTTTATCTGGCCGGTAAAAAAACCGGCTACATGCTGACGGAGACGCGGTTGGCCACGCGCGATGGCCACGAGGTGCTGGAAGTCACCAGCGAGTGGACCTTCGTGATGCGGCTCTTGGGTGCGGAAACGAAATCGGAATTGCAAAATCTCATTGTTTATTCGCTGGAAGGGGACGGAGAGATCGTCTACGCCGAGGAACTGGAAAAAGAGGATGAGACCAGCATTCAGCGGAAAGCTGTCCGCAATGCGGAAGGACTCAAGATCAGCACGACGGAGAACGGCGCGACGACCGAACGGCAAGCCGGCAGCCCGCGCGACACGCTGGTGGTCGCGCGCGATTTGGAAGCGTGGCTGAAGCAGTCGCCTCAGGCCGGCGACAAACACGCGTTTTACGAAGTCACGCTTGGCGAAGACACGATCGACCGGAAGACCACGGCCGAATTCCTGGAGACTACGCAAATCGTTTGGGGTGGCGTGCCAGTCGCGGCGCATCGCGTTCAGACGGTCCTTGACGGCAGCAAGAGCGAGTTACTGATCGACTCGGACGGCCGCATTCTGCGCGGCAAGATGGGTTTGCTGCTGGAAATCCGCGCCGAAGAAGAAGCCACGGCCAAACAACTCGATGCCGAACCTGTCGACATGCTGGCCGCCTCGGCGATCCCGGTGGACCAGCCGCTTGGAGATGGCGAAACGATCGAACAATTGACGCTCAAGATCACGGCGCTCGACGATTTCGAACTGCCGCAGTCCGCGCGCCAACACGTTGAGGCTTTGGGCCAAGGCGCGGCCCAGGTCACGCTCGAGCGCGAACCGGAACCAACTCCTGTTGCGGAGCTATCCGCCGCGGACAAGGAGACGCATCTTCGCGCCACGCCGAGCATCCAATCCGACGCGGCGAGCATTCGCGAATTGGCGGCGACGATTGTGGGCGACGAAACCGATCCTATTCGGCGCGCGGAATTGATCGTGAAATGGATCGGAGGCAATCTAAGGCCCTCTTACGCGGCGAACGCCTCGACCGCCACGGCAGTCCTGGAACGTAAGGCCGGCGATTGCACGGAGTACGCGTTGCTGTTTACCGCGCTCGCCCGGGCGGCCGGAGTTCCCGCGCGGCAGATCGGCGGCGTGGTTTACACCGACGATCCCAAACCGCTTTTCGCCTGGCACGCCTGGGCGGAGATTCACGACGGCCACGGTTGGGTGTCCGTCGACCCCATGTGGCAACAAGTGCGAATCGATCCGACGCACATCCAGTTCTCGATCGACAGCGAGGCCGATTCCGCCTGGATCAACGTCTTGGGGGCCTTGAAGGTCGAGGTCCAGAATATTCGTCATCTGCCCGAATAA
- a CDS encoding MIP/aquaporin family protein, with protein MPNIVRRSLAEVFGTFILVFFGCGAVHAAVLLDAHQGLWQVAIVWGIAVMIACYLFGGISGAHLNPAVTVALAAWGRFSPRDVLPYIFGQMAGAYLAAAALFVFFEPFLTAKELEKQVQRGEPGSEVTAMCYGEYFPNPGGFAAEKGPLDLSAFAAAQSKYSLGRAFFVELLGTAVLGLVVFGVTDPRNTVVPDRLAPVFIGLTVTVLISVIAPLTQSCFNPARDLGPRLFASMAGWGEIAWPTGAGMKFLWVYLVAPIAGAVLGGGLHTLRIAHDLPPAKV; from the coding sequence GTGCCCAATATCGTTCGCCGCTCCTTGGCCGAGGTCTTCGGCACGTTCATCCTGGTGTTCTTCGGTTGCGGCGCCGTCCATGCGGCGGTGCTGCTCGATGCGCACCAAGGCCTATGGCAAGTGGCCATCGTGTGGGGCATCGCGGTGATGATCGCCTGCTATTTGTTCGGCGGCATCAGCGGTGCGCATCTGAACCCCGCGGTGACGGTGGCCTTGGCCGCCTGGGGCCGATTTTCTCCCCGCGACGTCCTTCCTTATATCTTCGGCCAGATGGCCGGCGCATATCTCGCGGCTGCGGCGTTGTTCGTGTTCTTCGAGCCGTTTCTCACCGCCAAGGAATTGGAGAAGCAGGTCCAGCGAGGCGAACCCGGCAGCGAAGTCACGGCCATGTGCTACGGCGAGTACTTTCCGAATCCCGGCGGATTCGCAGCCGAAAAAGGCCCGTTGGATTTGAGCGCCTTCGCGGCAGCGCAGTCGAAGTACTCGCTCGGGCGCGCGTTTTTCGTGGAATTGCTCGGCACGGCGGTGCTGGGACTCGTGGTCTTCGGCGTCACCGACCCGCGCAATACCGTCGTCCCGGATCGACTCGCGCCGGTATTTATTGGTCTCACGGTCACGGTGTTGATTTCGGTAATCGCCCCGCTGACACAATCGTGCTTCAACCCGGCGCGGGACCTAGGACCGCGACTGTTTGCCAGCATGGCCGGCTGGGGCGAAATCGCCTGGCCCACCGGCGCAGGCATGAAATTCCTGTGGGTCTATCTCGTCGCCCCGATTGCCGGCGCGGTCCTCGGCGGCGGACTGCATACGCTGCGAATTGCTCACGACCTGCCGCCCGCGAAGGTATGA
- the rpiB gene encoding ribose 5-phosphate isomerase B, with amino-acid sequence MIIALGCDHAGFALKTTVGEWLAAAGHALVDCGAMDDAPSDYPDFARAVGLAVLEGRAERGVLICGSGVGASVAANKLPGIRAALCHDTFSARQGVEDDDLNVICCGSRVIGPALAMEVVNAFLAARFSGLERHARRLGKIAQIERDARDGKFDTLRRETT; translated from the coding sequence ATGATCATCGCCTTAGGTTGCGATCACGCCGGATTCGCGTTGAAGACGACCGTGGGCGAATGGCTCGCGGCGGCCGGGCATGCGCTGGTGGATTGCGGCGCCATGGACGATGCTCCTTCGGACTATCCTGACTTCGCCCGGGCCGTGGGACTCGCGGTTCTGGAAGGTCGCGCGGAACGCGGCGTGTTGATCTGCGGGAGCGGCGTAGGCGCTTCCGTGGCGGCGAATAAGCTGCCAGGGATTCGCGCGGCGCTGTGTCACGATACGTTCAGCGCCCGGCAGGGAGTTGAGGACGACGATTTGAATGTGATTTGCTGTGGATCGCGGGTGATTGGCCCGGCGCTGGCGATGGAAGTCGTGAATGCGTTTCTGGCGGCCCGTTTTTCGGGACTGGAACGGCACGCGCGGCGGCTGGGGAAGATCGCGCAAATCGAGCGCGACGCACGCGACGGGAAGTTTGATACTTTGAGGCGGGAGACGACATGA